The Haloarchaeobius amylolyticus genome window below encodes:
- a CDS encoding ferredoxin has translation MKIEYDRDTCIGMFQCVAEWEEGFEADRDAGKAVLVDGEETEEDVFVREVPEDAEFDAKFAARVCPVDAIRVYDDDGEQLVP, from the coding sequence ATGAAGATCGAGTACGACCGCGACACCTGCATCGGGATGTTCCAGTGCGTCGCCGAGTGGGAGGAGGGATTCGAGGCCGACCGCGACGCCGGCAAGGCCGTCCTCGTCGACGGGGAGGAGACCGAGGAGGACGTCTTCGTCCGGGAGGTGCCCGAGGACGCCGAGTTCGACGCGAAGTTCGCCGCCCGGGTCTGTCCCGTCGACGCCATCCGCGTCTACGACGACGACGGCGAGCAACTCGTCCCCTGA
- a CDS encoding ABC transporter substrate-binding protein codes for MSRDDCGREAPTRRDYMKYGSAVIGSGALAGCTGIFASDDDSGSTDTSTAPSTATDTESETAAGEDSYSVTMAPMGEVTFDSIPEQWVPYGGDYADMGVALGHADSMTGIGQAGEYYTYVYDELPGVSVDKGRLAENDLVEAGMSKELFYQMDNDVHIIDTGMLRNWFDWSDDDIAEISEKVAPFLGNMIFRRSDSWHDYRFYTLYEAFEKVAELFQERERYEAFKAYHDEFIAEIQSRMPPSGERPNVLLTYEGTDEPETFSPYRLTDKGTSKKQWNDLGVADALAGTGIENLSTGNRSELDYENLLEVDPDVLLIRGHEQKSPSEFRDTVLAYMKDHPVGSELTAVQNSRVYRGGYLRQGPIHNFFLTERAAKQLYPDVFGDVTSDRELFDRQRIADIINGDI; via the coding sequence ATGTCCCGAGACGACTGTGGACGCGAAGCACCGACGCGGCGTGACTACATGAAGTACGGCAGTGCAGTCATCGGTAGCGGCGCTCTCGCTGGCTGTACCGGTATCTTCGCGTCCGACGACGACTCTGGGTCGACCGACACGTCGACGGCTCCGTCGACGGCGACCGACACTGAATCGGAGACGGCGGCCGGGGAGGACAGCTACTCGGTGACGATGGCCCCGATGGGAGAGGTCACGTTCGACTCCATCCCGGAGCAGTGGGTGCCCTACGGCGGTGACTACGCTGATATGGGTGTCGCACTGGGTCACGCGGACAGCATGACCGGCATCGGACAGGCCGGCGAATACTACACGTACGTTTACGACGAGCTACCGGGCGTGAGTGTCGACAAAGGTCGACTCGCAGAGAACGATCTGGTCGAAGCCGGGATGTCGAAGGAACTCTTCTACCAGATGGACAACGATGTCCACATCATCGACACCGGGATGCTGCGGAACTGGTTCGACTGGAGTGACGACGACATCGCGGAGATCAGCGAGAAGGTAGCGCCGTTCCTCGGTAACATGATATTCCGCCGCTCCGACAGCTGGCACGACTACCGCTTCTACACGCTCTACGAGGCCTTCGAGAAGGTCGCCGAGTTGTTCCAGGAACGGGAACGGTACGAGGCATTCAAAGCGTACCACGACGAGTTCATCGCCGAGATCCAGTCTCGAATGCCACCGTCCGGCGAGCGTCCGAACGTGCTGCTCACGTACGAAGGAACCGACGAGCCCGAGACATTCTCGCCGTACCGGCTCACCGACAAGGGCACGAGCAAGAAGCAGTGGAACGATCTCGGCGTGGCGGATGCCCTCGCCGGGACCGGCATCGAGAACCTCAGCACCGGTAACCGGAGCGAACTCGACTACGAGAACCTCCTCGAAGTCGACCCCGACGTGCTCCTGATTCGCGGCCACGAACAGAAGTCGCCGTCAGAGTTCCGCGACACCGTCCTCGCCTACATGAAGGACCATCCGGTCGGCAGCGAACTGACCGCCGTGCAGAACAGCCGCGTCTATCGCGGTGGCTACCTCCGCCAGGGGCCGATTCACAACTTCTTCCTGACAGAGCGAGCGGCGAAGCAGCTCTATCCGGACGTCTTCGGGGACGTGACCAGCGACAGGGAACTCTTCGACCGTCAGCGCATCGCGGACATCATCAACGGCGATATCTGA
- a CDS encoding DUF6653 family protein: MTADADPTPRLAERLFWSGHANPWSVWTFVATYPLLVLAIYRRERRLLAAILVFVAVNPVLSPEPDDDSAWATRVVLGERVWLDEGLLSSVADLLFVACCAPVQLYTLRAAVKRRPVRTAVGTALSLVLMFVFFGRMAQLYEDRAREMTTV; this comes from the coding sequence ATGACAGCCGACGCCGACCCGACCCCGAGGCTCGCGGAACGCCTCTTCTGGTCGGGCCACGCCAACCCCTGGAGCGTCTGGACGTTCGTCGCGACCTACCCCCTGCTGGTGCTGGCCATCTACCGGCGGGAGCGACGGTTGCTTGCCGCCATCCTCGTGTTCGTCGCGGTGAACCCGGTGCTGTCGCCCGAACCGGACGACGACTCGGCGTGGGCGACGCGGGTCGTCCTCGGCGAACGAGTCTGGCTCGATGAGGGCCTGCTCTCGTCGGTGGCGGACCTGCTGTTCGTCGCCTGTTGCGCGCCGGTCCAGCTCTACACCCTCCGGGCCGCGGTGAAGCGCCGGCCGGTCCGGACCGCCGTCGGGACCGCCCTCTCGCTGGTCCTGATGTTCGTCTTCTTCGGGCGGATGGCCCAGCTGTACGAGGACCGGGCGCGGGAGATGACGACAGTTTAA
- a CDS encoding ATP-dependent DNA helicase, whose product MNTADVPGIPAPFVDQLQDQGIAELYPPQAQAVEAGVTEGQSVVASIPTASGKTLIATMAMLSAVERGGKALYIVPLRALASEKKAEFEKFEEFGVSVGVSTGNYESEGGWLGEKDIVVATSEKVDSLVRNGAPWIDDLTCVVADEVHLIDDRNRGPTLEVTLAKLRQVNPQLQVVALSATVGNADDIADWLDADLVDDDWRPIELRKGVHYGNALSFDDGSQTEVPVRGSEKQEAALVRDVLEDGGASLVFVNSRRNAEAAARRLADVVEPFLTPAEEDDLADLAEEIRGVSDSETSDDLADVVAKGGAFHHAGLAREHRSLVEDAFRDRKLRVICATPTLAAGVNTPSRRVIVRDWQRYDGTGMTPLSVLEVHQMMGRAGRPGRDPYGEAVLLASNHDDREELFDRYIYAEPEPVRSKLAAEPAMRTHVLATIASGFARTRSGLQSFLEETLYAAQSTEEGRLAQMMDSMLDYLEHNGFVEADGDELSATPIGHTVSQLYLDPMSAATIIDGLRAWAGQGPGSGTSASDFEASDSGAGFQTYSIGDDDAEETEGEAGEPDEESGTVEKPTALGLYHLVSRTPDMYELYLKSGDRDEYSELHYEREDELLGRAPSEYEEHRWEDWLQALKTARLLEDWASEVDEDRITADYEVGPGDLRGKVETAQWLLGAAERVAGELDLPGTVTRGVRDAKKRVEDGVHEELLELVGVRGVGRKRARQLYEAGIETPADIREADKRVVLAALEGRRKTAENILENAGREDPSMEGVTADPEVEAAVEQASDGDEADDPADETEQSQTSLGDF is encoded by the coding sequence ATGAACACGGCGGACGTGCCCGGCATCCCTGCCCCCTTCGTCGACCAGTTGCAGGACCAGGGCATCGCAGAGCTGTACCCGCCACAGGCACAGGCGGTGGAGGCGGGCGTCACCGAGGGCCAGAGCGTCGTCGCCTCCATCCCCACCGCGAGCGGGAAGACGCTCATCGCGACGATGGCGATGCTCTCGGCGGTCGAGCGCGGCGGGAAGGCGCTCTACATCGTGCCCCTGCGGGCGCTGGCCTCCGAGAAGAAGGCGGAGTTCGAGAAGTTCGAGGAGTTCGGCGTGAGCGTCGGCGTCTCGACGGGCAACTACGAGTCCGAGGGCGGCTGGCTCGGCGAGAAGGACATCGTCGTCGCCACCTCGGAGAAGGTCGACTCCCTCGTCAGGAACGGCGCGCCCTGGATCGACGACCTGACGTGCGTGGTCGCCGACGAGGTCCACCTCATCGACGACCGGAACCGTGGCCCCACGCTCGAGGTGACGCTGGCGAAGCTCCGGCAGGTCAACCCCCAGCTCCAGGTCGTCGCTCTCTCGGCGACGGTCGGGAACGCCGACGACATCGCGGACTGGCTCGACGCCGACCTCGTCGACGACGACTGGCGCCCCATCGAGTTGCGCAAGGGCGTCCACTACGGGAACGCGCTGTCGTTCGACGACGGGAGCCAGACCGAGGTGCCAGTGAGAGGTAGCGAGAAGCAGGAGGCCGCACTGGTCCGGGACGTGCTCGAAGACGGCGGCGCCTCGCTCGTCTTCGTGAACTCCCGGCGGAACGCGGAGGCCGCCGCGAGGCGGCTGGCCGACGTGGTCGAGCCGTTCCTGACGCCCGCCGAGGAGGACGACCTCGCGGACCTCGCCGAGGAGATACGCGGCGTGAGCGACTCCGAGACCAGCGACGACCTCGCCGACGTGGTCGCGAAGGGCGGCGCGTTCCACCACGCCGGATTGGCGAGAGAGCACCGCTCGCTGGTCGAGGACGCGTTCCGCGACCGCAAGCTCCGGGTCATCTGTGCGACGCCGACCCTCGCGGCCGGCGTGAACACGCCGAGTCGCCGGGTCATCGTCCGCGACTGGCAGCGCTACGACGGCACCGGGATGACGCCCCTGTCGGTGCTGGAGGTCCACCAGATGATGGGCCGGGCGGGCCGCCCCGGTCGGGACCCCTACGGCGAGGCGGTGCTGCTGGCGTCGAACCACGACGACCGCGAGGAGCTGTTCGACCGCTACATCTACGCCGAGCCCGAACCCGTGCGGTCGAAGCTCGCCGCCGAGCCCGCGATGCGGACCCACGTGCTGGCGACCATCGCGTCCGGGTTCGCCCGCACCCGCAGTGGCCTCCAGTCGTTCCTCGAGGAGACGCTCTACGCCGCCCAGTCGACCGAGGAGGGCCGGCTGGCGCAGATGATGGACTCGATGCTCGACTACCTCGAACACAACGGGTTCGTCGAGGCCGACGGCGACGAACTCTCGGCGACCCCCATCGGCCACACCGTCTCGCAGCTCTACCTCGACCCGATGAGCGCCGCGACCATCATCGACGGCCTGCGGGCGTGGGCCGGTCAGGGGCCGGGAAGTGGAACATCGGCGAGCGACTTCGAGGCGAGCGACAGCGGTGCCGGGTTCCAGACGTACAGCATCGGCGACGACGATGCCGAGGAGACAGAGGGCGAGGCTGGCGAGCCGGACGAGGAATCCGGAACGGTCGAGAAACCGACCGCCCTCGGGCTGTACCACCTCGTCTCGCGCACCCCGGACATGTACGAACTCTACCTGAAGTCCGGGGACCGCGACGAGTACTCCGAACTGCACTACGAGCGCGAGGACGAACTGCTCGGGCGTGCGCCCTCCGAGTACGAGGAGCACCGCTGGGAGGACTGGCTGCAGGCCCTGAAGACCGCGCGCCTGCTGGAGGACTGGGCGAGCGAGGTCGACGAGGACCGCATCACCGCCGACTACGAGGTCGGGCCGGGCGACCTCCGCGGGAAGGTCGAGACCGCCCAGTGGCTGCTGGGCGCGGCCGAGCGCGTCGCCGGCGAACTCGACCTCCCCGGCACCGTCACCCGCGGTGTGCGGGACGCGAAGAAGCGGGTCGAGGACGGCGTCCACGAGGAACTCCTCGAACTCGTCGGGGTGCGCGGCGTGGGGCGCAAGCGCGCCAGACAGCTGTACGAGGCCGGTATCGAGACGCCCGCGGACATCCGCGAGGCCGACAAGCGCGTGGTGCTGGCCGCGCTCGAGGGCCGGCGCAAGACCGCCGAGAACATCCTCGAGAACGCCGGGCGGGAGGACCCCTCGATGGAGGGCGTCACCGCCGACCCCGAAGTCGAGGCCGCGGTCGAGCAAGCGAGTGATGGCGACGAGGCGGACGACCCGGCCGACGAGACCGAGCAGAGCCAGACCAGCCTGGGTGATTTCTGA